A window of Candidatus Nezhaarchaeota archaeon genomic DNA:
GCCATCACTACGGGGGTGAGTAGTGAGAGGGCAAAGGAGACCTCGTAGGCTATGGCGATGGAGAATAGCCTAGAGCCCCCCAGGATGCTGAAGGGGTTCGGGCTCATGAAGCCTATTAGCGCCAGCGCCACCGTAGGCCATACGAGTAAGTAGAGCGCTAGCATAACGTCGAACTCTGCCTTAATAACCGCGAAGCTATTAAACAGCGCCCTGACCGGGTGGGTTAGGGGGGTCATGAGGAGGAGGGATACGAGGGCCCCTATGGCGATCACGAGAACCCCGGCAGCTAACTTATCGCTAGAGCCGCGTACAGCCACGTCCTCCTTGCACATGAGCTTAATGAAGTCGGCGAAGGGCTGGAGGAAGCCAGAGGGGCCAGTGTATAAAGGACCCACCCTGTTCTGCATACGGGCGTAGAGCTTCCTCACATACCACTGAGTTACAAGGGCTGCTACTAGCGTAAACAGTAGCCCTGGGTAGATGAAGGCCTCGAAGAGCAGTATTGCTAAGTCGCCCACGGAAGACCACCAACTACTAGGGATACGAGGACTAATACCAAGAGCACTAGCATCCAAGCCATCCAGTCGCTCAGTATACCCGTATGGACCCCCTCCCTCAGCCTAGTATACAGCCCCCTAAAGACCGTCCTCCACACCGCCGTGAAGAGGTTGACGTCAGCCACGCTGGCCTTACGCTCCGGGTAGCTTTCACCGCAAGCATAGATACTTAGCTTATCTCCCACCGGCCTCCTAGGCGCCCTAGACCTAGCGTAAAGGTAAGCCAAGTAGAGGGCTAGGGCCGTGGCAAACATGCAGACCGAGGCCTTCAAGGTCTCTAGTAGCAGAGCGGTCAAGCCCCGCCACCGCTAAGAAGGTTAGCTACTTCTAAAGCTGCGCTAATAAAGCCTTGCGAGTCGACGGCTGAGAGGACGGCCGGCCCTACTTGCCAGTCGATGACCCACGGAGATAGGACGCCGAGCAAGACGCATAGCGAAGCTAGGGTTAAGATAGGGGCGAGCATGAGGCCGGGTGCTTCGCGAACCTCGATAGGCCTCGCGGGGGCTCTGAAGTAGACGTTGTAGGCCGCCTTAAGGTAGCCTAGCAGAGAGAGGGCGCTAGTAAGCACGACAATCACCACCGCTGGAAGTAGCCAGCCAGCCTCGAGGAAAGCCTGGACGAGGAGGAGCTTGCTCATAAAGCAGTTTAGGGGAGGGACGCCGCTTAAGGCTAAGGCCCCTACGACTAACGAGGCAGAGGTCCAAGGCATGTACCTACCCACCCCCGCCAAGTCATCTAGGCTCCGCGCCCCAGCCGCGTGGATAAACGCGCCGGCGCAAAGGAAGAGGAGCGCCTTGGCCACTCCGTGGTTAATTATGTGGAATACCGCAGCCACCAGGCCGGTCAAGGAGGCCTGGGGGAGCATGCTTACTCCCAGCCCCATGGATATGTACCCTATGTTCAAGATCGTGCCGTAGGCTATCAGGCGCTTAATGTCGCTCTGGACCACTAGCATAAACGCGCCTAGGAGAGCCGAGACGGCCCCGAGCACGATGGCCGCTGCGCCTAGCCACGTAGTTATCACAGTTAGCTCCTCAGCCCCCCTGGCCACGGTGAAGAAGAACCTTAAGATGACGTATATCGCCACCTTCACCATTATGCCGGAGAGTAGCGCAGAAATAGGCGACGGCGCAGCTGGGTGAGCGTCTGGGAGCCAGAAGTGGTTTGGGGCTATCGCGGCCTTAATAGCGAAGGCCCAGAACATCAGGGCCATGAACACGCCTGCGCCCAGCACCCAGCCTGCGTGTTGAGGCCTACCGCCGGTCACTGGGAAGGCGGGGCCCCCCTGGATCTTGGAGGCCAGGTCGGCCATGTTTAGCGTGCCGAAGGAGCCGTAGCCAAAGGCGACCGCTATAAAGTAGATGGTGGTCGCCACCGAGCCCACGATGGCGTACTTCATCGCGGCCTCCACGGCCTCGTAGGTGTCCCTCCTGAAGGCGACGAGGCCGTAGGCAGAGACCGACATCACCTCCAGCATGACGAAGAGGTTGAAGAAGTCCCCGGTGTAGAGGCAGCCCAGCATCCCGGCCTCGAAGCCTAGGAGTAGGGTGTAGTAGAGCTCAGCGCCGTCGTCCTTCTCCATGTACCTGACGCTGTACACAGTGGCTAGGAAAGTTACGCCAGCCACTAGCAGGCCTAGGAGGGCGTTGAGCCTGTCGACCTCGTAGACTATGCCGACGGGTGGGGGCCAGCCCCCGAAGATGTACACTAGTGGGCGGTCTGAGGTGAAGAAGGCCATGTAGAAGATCGCTGAGCAGAGGGCGAAGATTAGGAGGGTGGAGGCAGCGGCGTAGGCCTCCCAGACTCTTCGATCCTTAACCACTAGGCTAGCGAGGCGCAGGGTGAAGGCTAGCCCCACCCCGAGTATAGGGGGGAGGGCGACGATGTGTATAGGCAGCGGGTGGAGGGGCATTAGTCAAAGACCCTCCTCGCGTACTTCTCGAAGTCCTTGGTTATGGCTTCGAAGCAGGCCTTCTCGTCAGTAGATAGCACGTCGATCCAGTGTATGTAGTACTTCTGAGCCGCCGTGTCTAGGTCTACGACTACTGTGCCTGGGGTATTAGTCACGGAGTTCGCCACGGCGACTACCCCGTGGTCTGACTTAGCGTAGTACGGGACCCTCACTATGCCCGGCCTAATCGGCATCTTGGGGTGGAGGATCCTCTTAACTACGTCGAGGTGGGCCTTCAGCTCCATTAGCGTGAAGTAGTGAGCAGCGTAGGCAAGGAGCCAAGCCCAGCGCCGAGGGTTAAAGGCTTTTGAGGGGTGCTTAGTTATTAAGACGTCCGCTAGGAAGAAGGCTCCCACTAGCGAGACAAAAGCCCCGAACAGCGCGTTCTCGTAGAAAGTATCGGGGGAGGCTGAGGAGTAGGAGAGGTAGGCGGCGTAGATGAACATGAAGGCGGCTAGGAACTTAAGGGCCCTGCTCCCCATAGACTCACCCCCTCAGCCTAGAGACCCTCCTAGCGTCCAGGGTCCCGTAGATCCTGTGCACTTGGATGGCGAGGAAGACTAGGAAGACCGTGATCGCCATGTTGATGACTATGGCGGTTATGACTAGGCACTGGGGGACTGGGTCGACGGCTAGGGATACGAAGGTAGCTATGTCCGCGGGGAGGGGGTGGTGCGTCGTTAAGATGGGGGGCGTCACTGAGCCTAGGCGGTAGCCTATGAAGATCATGAAGGTGTTGCCGGTGTCCGCGAGGATGGTGAGGGCGATTATCTTCTTTACTATGTTCGGCCTAGCCACTATGCCGTAGAGGGAGGCCGCGGCTATAGCTACGAGGGAGGCGTACATGTAAGCCCACAGCGCTTGGGCTACTATGTCGCTCAACGCCTCAAGAGCCCCCTAAAGAAGTCCTCTGGGAGGGAGAGGAGGATGAAGGTGAGGGTGAAGCCGAAGGCCACTGTGAAGTACTCGGCGAAGTCGAAGAGGGTTAAGGAGCCCGCTAGTAGGCCTGGGAGGACTGGGTAGCTAAAGGAGCCTACGGGGAGCCAGGGCTTCAGCTGGTTCTGGATAATAAACGCGCCCGCGAAGCCTAGCAAGATCGAGGCTAGGGGGAATAGGGCTATTAGAGATATGGCGATCAGGCCGGCGGCATTAATCGCAGAGCAGTATCTCCTAGTGAGGCCGAGCTCCTCGACGAAGCGCCTAGAAAAAGCAGCTATGGCTAGAAGCGGGGCTACAGAGAAAATGCTGCCCGACTGGAAGCCGCCGCCGGGCATGAAGGGGCCGTAGAGAACCGCTACTGAGAGGGCCACTATGAGCACGAAGACGATCCTCGTCACTACCTTGACTATTATGGAGAGCCCCTCCTCCTGCCGCCCACGCCTCCTAGCCTCAAAGCTCGCCAGGGCAGCGTCGGCGAACCTGAAGAGGGCGACGCCGCCCACGATGGCGAGGAAGAAGACTGTGCTCTCGAAGACTGTGTCGAGGCCCCTGTAGTCCCAGAGCATGGCCGTCACTACCTCTGGGTCAGCAGCCCACAGCGCCATATTGTACGGGTTGAAGCTGTTTCTAAGGTAGAACTCGGCGAGGGGCCTAAGCACTAAGCTAGGGGTGTAGCCCGTGGCCCCGAGCAAGATAGAAGTTAAGAGGGCTACGAGCAGGACGATGGCGCAGGCC
This region includes:
- a CDS encoding NADH-quinone oxidoreductase subunit H, encoding MGDLAILLFEAFIYPGLLFTLVAALVTQWYVRKLYARMQNRVGPLYTGPSGFLQPFADFIKLMCKEDVAVRGSSDKLAAGVLVIAIGALVSLLLMTPLTHPVRALFNSFAVIKAEFDVMLALYLLVWPTVALALIGFMSPNPFSILGGSRLFSIAIAYEVSFALSLLTPVVMASALRSPAFSVYASSLSSWVLWTSPPTAFVMAASLSTALISLQCKLLEKPFDIPEAETEVVAGPFTEYSGPKLALITLLHDVELLAGSTLIAFVFLGGPQPFTYSWWSGLLTFLAKYLAVVATLTLIKAAVARFRVDQALLFFWRYVLPLSLASLVSAVALLHLGFP
- a CDS encoding proton-conducting transporter membrane subunit encodes the protein MPLHPLPIHIVALPPILGVGLAFTLRLASLVVKDRRVWEAYAAASTLLIFALCSAIFYMAFFTSDRPLVYIFGGWPPPVGIVYEVDRLNALLGLLVAGVTFLATVYSVRYMEKDDGAELYYTLLLGFEAGMLGCLYTGDFFNLFVMLEVMSVSAYGLVAFRRDTYEAVEAAMKYAIVGSVATTIYFIAVAFGYGSFGTLNMADLASKIQGGPAFPVTGGRPQHAGWVLGAGVFMALMFWAFAIKAAIAPNHFWLPDAHPAAPSPISALLSGIMVKVAIYVILRFFFTVARGAEELTVITTWLGAAAIVLGAVSALLGAFMLVVQSDIKRLIAYGTILNIGYISMGLGVSMLPQASLTGLVAAVFHIINHGVAKALLFLCAGAFIHAAGARSLDDLAGVGRYMPWTSASLVVGALALSGVPPLNCFMSKLLLVQAFLEAGWLLPAVVIVVLTSALSLLGYLKAAYNVYFRAPARPIEVREAPGLMLAPILTLASLCVLLGVLSPWVIDWQVGPAVLSAVDSQGFISAALEVANLLSGGGA
- a CDS encoding Na+/H+ antiporter subunit E, which produces MGSRALKFLAAFMFIYAAYLSYSSASPDTFYENALFGAFVSLVGAFFLADVLITKHPSKAFNPRRWAWLLAYAAHYFTLMELKAHLDVVKRILHPKMPIRPGIVRVPYYAKSDHGVVAVANSVTNTPGTVVVDLDTAAQKYYIHWIDVLSTDEKACFEAITKDFEKYARRVFD
- a CDS encoding sodium:proton antiporter, producing the protein MSDIVAQALWAYMYASLVAIAAASLYGIVARPNIVKKIIALTILADTGNTFMIFIGYRLGSVTPPILTTHHPLPADIATFVSLAVDPVPQCLVITAIVINMAITVFLVFLAIQVHRIYGTLDARRVSRLRG
- a CDS encoding sodium:proton antiporter, which encodes MRAWVKALVKACAIVLLVALLTSILLGATGYTPSLVLRPLAEFYLRNSFNPYNMALWAADPEVVTAMLWDYRGLDTVFESTVFFLAIVGGVALFRFADAALASFEARRRGRQEEGLSIIVKVVTRIVFVLIVALSVAVLYGPFMPGGGFQSGSIFSVAPLLAIAAFSRRFVEELGLTRRYCSAINAAGLIAISLIALFPLASILLGFAGAFIIQNQLKPWLPVGSFSYPVLPGLLAGSLTLFDFAEYFTVAFGFTLTFILLSLPEDFFRGLLRR